ACGTCGGCCTTCTCGGCGACGGCGCGCATCTGCACGGCGTCGTAGCCGCCTTTCGAGGCCAGCGCGAGGGTGGCGTCGATGATCCGGCGGCGGCGGTCGCGCTGGGCGGCCGAGCCGAGTTCGTCGGCTCCGATCGCGCTCAGGCCGTTCCCGCGTGCCTTCGCCGGCGCTTTGGCTTTGCCGGGCATCGGCATTCCCCCGTCCTTCGGAACTTGTTCCAGTTCACGACGTAGAGTACCTGTCCTGGCGAAACGTTCAACAATCGACCCACTGGCCGAAAAACTGTAACACGTTCTACACTCGCGAGTAGTGTCCCGTACCGCGAGGAGGGCCCATGCCGGTCGCGCTCACCGAGGAACAGGCCGCGCTGGCCGAGGCGATCCACGCCTGGTCCGCCGCGCACCACCCGCGAGAGGCGGTGCGCGCGGCGGAAACCGGCTCGGGCGCGGGGATTCCCGCCGGCTTCGCCGACTTGGGCCTGTTCGGCGTCGCCCTGCCCGAGGCGGTCGGCGGTGCCGACGGCAGTGTCGCCGATCTGGCCGCCGGGCTGGCCGCGGCGGCCGAAGAACTCGTTCCCGGTCCGGTGCTCGGCACGGCGTTGGCCGGCCTCCTGCTCGCGGAGATCCCTTCGGCGAAGGAGCTGCTCGCGGCGGTCGCCGAGGGGGAGGCCACGGTCGCGGTGCTGCTGGACCGGCTTGCCGACGGTGTCTCCGGGCCGGTGCCGGGTGTCACTCCCGAGTCCTGGCTGGTGGTGCCGGTCGACGGCGGACACGTGCTGCTCGCGCCGGGGACGCCCGGGGTGACCGTCGAGCCGCTGACGCCGTTCGACTTCTCGTGCCCGCTGGCGCGCGTCCGGCTTTCCGGGGTCGGGGCCGAGGTCCTGACCCTGCCACCGGTCGAGCCCGCGGCGGCGACGCTGGCCGCGGCCGAGGCGGCGGGGGTGGCGCGTCGCTGCCTGACCATCGCCGTCGAGTACGCCAAGGTCCGCGAGCAGTTCGGCAAGCCCATCGGCGGGTTCCAGGCGATCAAGCACCTGTGCGCGGAGATGCTGTGCCGCGCCGAAGCGGCCGAAGCGCTCGCCTGGGACGCGGCTTCCGGGCGGCACCCGCTGTCGGTGGCGAGTGCGGCCGCCGTCGCCCTCGACGCGGCCGTCGCCAACGCGAAGGACTGCGTCCAGGTGCTCGGCGGCATCGGGTTCACCTGGGAGCACGACGCGCACCTCTACCTGCGCCGGGCCGTGGCGTTGCGGCAGTGGCTCGGCGGCTCCGGGCCGTGGCGGCGTCAGGCGGCTTCGCTGGCTCTCTCCGGGACCGAGCGCACGCTGGGCGTCGACGTCGGGGACGACCCCGCCGTGCGCGACGAGGTGGCGCGGATCGCCGCGCTGCCCGTGTCTTCGCAACGGGTCGCTTTGGCCGACGCGGGGTTGCTGACGCCGCACTGGCCGGCGCCCTACGGCCGCGGCGCCGACGCCGCCGGGCAGCTGCGGATCGACGGCGCGGTGGCGGCGGCCGGCATCCGCCGTCCGGACCTGGTGATCGGCGCGTGGGCGGTGCCGACGATCCTCGAGCACGGCAGCGACGAGCAGCGCTCCCGGTTCGCGCGGCCGACGTTGCGCGGGGAAATCACGTGGTGCCAGCTGTTCAGCGAGCCGGGGGCGGGATCCGACCTGGCGGCGCTCCGGACGGCGGCGCGGCGCGTCGAGGGCGGCTGGCGGCTGACCGGGCAGAAGGTGTGGACGTCGCTCGCCCGCGAAGCCGACTGGGGGATCTGCCTGGCGCGCACCGACCCGGACGCGCCGAAGCACAAGGGGATCACGTATTTCCTGGTCGACATGCGCGCCGAGGGCATCACCACGCGGCCGCTGCGGGAGATCACCGGGGACGCCGTGTTCAACGAGGTGTTCCTCGACGACGTGTTCGTCCCGGACGCCGACGTCGTCGGGACGCCGGGAGGCGGCTGGCGGCTGGCGCGCACGACGCTGGCGAACGAGCGGGTGGCCCTCGGGGGCGGGTCCGCGGTGGGGGAGAGCGTGCAGTCGCTGGTGTCCACTGTGGACGCTTCGGCGCTGGACGACGTCGCCCGGGACCGGCTCGGCGGCCTGGTCGCCCTCGGGGTGGCGGGCTCGGTGCTGGACCTGCGGGCGGCGTTGAAACGGCTCGGCGGGCAGGACCCGGGCGCGGAGTCGAGCGTGCGGAAGCTGCTCGGGGTGCAGCACCGGCAGGACGTCGCGGAATTCGCCCTGGAGCTGGCGGGCGCGGGCGCGCTGGCCGCGGACGGCCCGGCGTCGGCGGTCCAGCACGAGTTCCTGCTGACGCGGTGCCTGTCCATCGCGGGCGGCACGACCCAGGTGCTGCGGTCGCTGACGGCGGAACGCCTCCTGGGCCTCCCGCGCGGCTGATGCCCCTCCCATCACGCGAATTCCGTCTCTGATCACGCGAGTCCCGGTTCCGATCACGCGAGTCGCGTCCCGGATCACGCGGATCGGAGGGCGCGAAAGGACCGTTCGCGCCGCCCGGGCCGAAACTGTCGGGGGCGTGTTCTAGCGTTGCCGTCGTGGAGTTCAGCGCAGACACCCGGGCCACCTACCTTCCCGCGGATCCCCCGCGGGACGGCGTGCTGGCCCTGTGGGGCGACGACGTGGCCGGCGGGACCACGATCGAGCTCGTGCTGCCCCGGGGCGCGAAGTTCGCGCGGACGAAGGTCGAGGCGGAGCTCGTCCCGCTCGAACGCGCGCTGCCCCGCCTGCTCGCGGTGGGGGAGGAGGCCAGCCCGGCCGTCGCGGCGTGGTCGGCGGCCGTCAACGCCGGGGTGAACCTCGTCGCGCGGGGCCGGCTGCGGCCCGCCGTCTCGCCGGCCGGGGCGGCGGCCTGGCGGATCGGCCCGCTGGACGCGGCCGACGAAGAGCTGCTGCGAGGCCTGGCCGGCGCCCTGCCGCCCGAGGCGTACGCGCTGCCGCTGACCGGGCTGAAACGCATCCGCCTGCACTCGCCGGACTCCCTGGTCCGCGCGCTCTGGGACGCGACGGCCGACCTGCTGGCGCGCAGCCCGGCGGCCCCGGTCGGGGCCGGCGACCCCGCGTTCGCGGCCCGCGAACCGGCCCTGCTCGGGCCGGACGGCGCGGCCTGGCTGGCCGAGCTGGAGGCGCGCGAACCCCGCGGCGTCCAGGTGCTGCTGCGGGTCGAGGGCCGGGACGACGACACGTTCGCCGGGGTCCTGGCGGTGCGCAGCATGGCCGAGCCGAGCCTGGTGGTGGAGGCGGCGACGCTCTGGGACGCGCCGGACGCGGTGCTGAGCCGGCTCGGCGACCAGGTGGAGACGCAGCTGCTGCTCGGCCTGCGGCGCGGCGCGCGGGCGTGGGCGCCGCTGGGCCGGGTGCTGGCGCAGGCCGCGCCCGCGGAGCTGCCGCTGACCGACGACGAGGTCGTCGACCTGCTGACCGACGGCAGCCGCGACCTCGGCGGCGCCGGCATCGAGGTGCTCTGGTCGAAGGGGCTGTTCGCCGGCGAGGTGAAGGCGAAGGCGAGCGCGACCCAGGCGCCGGCGAGCGTCACGGAGGCGGAGTTCGCGCTGAAGAGCCTCCTCGAGTTCCGCTGGCAGCTCAGCCTGGGCGGCGAGCAGCTGACCGAAGCGGAGGTCACCGCCCTCGCGGAGGCGAAGCGCCCGCTGGTCCGGCTGCGCGGGCAGTGGGTGCGGGTGGATCCGCAGCTGCTCGCGCGGGTCCGGGGCCGCACCCGCAAGCTCGACGCGGGCGAGGCCTTGGCCGCGGCGTTGACGGGTGAGCTGGAACTGGACGGCGAACGCGTCGAGTTCGCGGCGCCCCCGGTGCTGGGCGGGCTGGCCGAGCGGATCCGGGACCGGGCCGGCGAGGTGATGGCTCCGCCCCCAGGACTGCAGGCGACGTTGCGGCCGTACCAGCAGGCGGGGCTGGCGTGGCTGGCGACGATGACGGGCCTCGGGCTCGGCGCGTGCCTGGCCGACGACATGGGGCTGGGCAAGACGATCCAGCTGATCGCCCTCCACCTGCACCGGCGGGCGCTCGCTTCGCCGCCGGCGACGGCTGGTGGACCGGGCGCGCTCCGAGCCGGAGGTGCGCGACCGGCGGCTCCGGTCGCGGTGGAGCCCGCCGAGCCCCGGCCCGGCTCGACCGGTGGCCCCACCCTCGTCCTCTGCCCGACCTCCCTGCTCGGCAACTGGGAGCGCGAGTTCGCCCGCTTCGCCCCGGACATCCCGGTCCGCCGGTTCCACGGCGGCAGCCGCCACCTCGACGACCTCGCCCCCGACGAGGTCGTGCTCGCCACCTACGGCGTCCTCCGCCGCGACCGCGAGACACTGTCCGAAGTGGACTGGGGGCTCGTCGCCGCGGACGAGGCGCAGCACGTCAAGAATCCCCTGTCCGCCACGGCCAAGGAACTCCGCAAGGTGCCCGCCCGGGCCAAGGTCGCGCTCACCGGCACCCCGGTCGAAAACCGGCTGACCGAACTCTGGTCCATTGTGGACTGGACCACGCCCGGGCTGCTCGGCCCGCTCGACCGCTTCCGCCGCACCGTGGCGCGGCCGATCGAGCGCGACCGCGACAAGGCCGTCACCGAGCGGCTGGCCGCCACCGTCCGGCCGTTCCTGCTGCGGCGCCGCAAGTCCGACCCGGACATCGCCCCGGAGCTGCCGCCCAAGACCGAGACCGACCGGTTCGTCCCGCTCACCGCCGAGCAGACCACGCTCTACGAAGCCGTCGTCCGTGAGAACCTGGCCGAAATCCGCGAGACGCAGGGCATCAAGCGGCGCGGCCAGGTCCTGCAGCTGCTCACCGAGCTCAAGCAGATCTGCAACCACCCGGCCCAGTTCCTCAAAGAACCCCACGGCGCGCTCACCGGCCGGTCCGGCAAGCTCGCCGCGTTCGAGGAGCTGCTGGACGTCATCCTCGACGAGGGCGAAAGCGTGCTCGTCTTCAGCCAGTACGTCCAGCTCTGCCGGCTGCTCGAGCGACGCCTGGCGGAGCGCGGCCTGCCCACCGAGCTGCTCTCGGGCGAAAGCTCGCCCGCGAAACGCCAGGACATGGTCGACCGGTTCCAGGCCGGCGAGATCCCGGTGTTCCTGCTCTCGCTCAAGGCGGGCGGCGTCGGGCTCAACCTGACCCGGGCCACCCACGTGATCCACTACGACCGCTGGTGGAACCCGGCGGTCGAGGACCAGGCCACCGACCGCGCGTACCGCATCGGCCAGGACCGGCCGGTCCAGGTCCACCGGCTGATCGCCGAGGGCACGTTGGAGGAGCGGATCGCGCAGGTGCTCGAAAAGAAGCGCGGGCTGGCCGAGTCGATCGTCGGCGCGGGGGAGGACTGGATCACCGAACTGTCCGACGACGAGCTCGCCGACCTGGTCCGGCTCGGGAGCGGCTGATGCCCCCGAGGCGGACCTTCGGCCGGACGTGGTGGGGCCGCGCCTGGGTCGACGCGCTGGAGCAGCGCGCGAAGCTCGACCCGAACCGGCTGCCCCGCGGGCGGACGTACGCGCGCAAGGGCACGGTCAGCGAGCTGCACGTCGCCGCCGGCGACGTGCGAGCGCGGGTGCGCGGCAGCCGGCCGCAGCCGTACAAGGTGACCATCACCATGCGCACCTTCACCGACGGCGAGTGGGACACGCTGCTCGGCGTGGTCGGCACGCAGCTCGGGCACGCGGCCGCGCTGCTCGACGGCGAGTTGCCGGGCGCGCTCGCCGAGCAGGCCCGCGAGGCGGGCGCCGACCTGCTGCCCGGCCCGGGCGACCTGCGGCCGCGGTGCTCGTGCCCGGACTCCGCGAACCCGTGCAAGCACGTCGCCGCGGTCTACTACCTGGTCGCCGACGAGGTGGACCGCGACCCGTTCACGCTGTTCCTGCTGCGCGGGCGCCCGCGGGCGGACGTCCTGGCCGAGCTGCGCGCCCGCCGGACCCCGGCACGCGGCGAGAAGCCGAAGCTGCCGAAGCGCGTGGACGAGGGGCTGACACCGCGCGCGGCCTACGCCCGGCGGCCGGGGGCGATCCCGGCCCTGCCACCGCCACCGCGGGTGGCCGGCCCACCGGCGACCCTGGACCTCGACCCGCCGCCGGGCACGGGCTGGACGGCGGCCGCGCTGTCCGGGCTCGCGGCCGACGCCGCGTCCCTGGCGCGCGACCTGCTGACGGGCGGCGTGACGGCCACGGAGCTGACGTTCGAGGAGGACCTCGCCCGCCGCGCGGCGGCCCGGTCCGGCGCGGAGGCGGCCGCCCTGGCCACGGCGGCCGGCGTGCCGGAGCGCGACCTGACCCGCTGGGCGGAGGCCTGGCGCGAGGCCGGCCGCGGCGGCTTGGCGGCACTGCGGGAGACGTGGCAGCCGGGCCCG
This genomic window from Amycolatopsis mongoliensis contains:
- a CDS encoding acyl-CoA dehydrogenase gives rise to the protein MPVALTEEQAALAEAIHAWSAAHHPREAVRAAETGSGAGIPAGFADLGLFGVALPEAVGGADGSVADLAAGLAAAAEELVPGPVLGTALAGLLLAEIPSAKELLAAVAEGEATVAVLLDRLADGVSGPVPGVTPESWLVVPVDGGHVLLAPGTPGVTVEPLTPFDFSCPLARVRLSGVGAEVLTLPPVEPAAATLAAAEAAGVARRCLTIAVEYAKVREQFGKPIGGFQAIKHLCAEMLCRAEAAEALAWDAASGRHPLSVASAAAVALDAAVANAKDCVQVLGGIGFTWEHDAHLYLRRAVALRQWLGGSGPWRRQAASLALSGTERTLGVDVGDDPAVRDEVARIAALPVSSQRVALADAGLLTPHWPAPYGRGADAAGQLRIDGAVAAAGIRRPDLVIGAWAVPTILEHGSDEQRSRFARPTLRGEITWCQLFSEPGAGSDLAALRTAARRVEGGWRLTGQKVWTSLAREADWGICLARTDPDAPKHKGITYFLVDMRAEGITTRPLREITGDAVFNEVFLDDVFVPDADVVGTPGGGWRLARTTLANERVALGGGSAVGESVQSLVSTVDASALDDVARDRLGGLVALGVAGSVLDLRAALKRLGGQDPGAESSVRKLLGVQHRQDVAEFALELAGAGALAADGPASAVQHEFLLTRCLSIAGGTTQVLRSLTAERLLGLPRG
- a CDS encoding SNF2-related protein, which gives rise to MEFSADTRATYLPADPPRDGVLALWGDDVAGGTTIELVLPRGAKFARTKVEAELVPLERALPRLLAVGEEASPAVAAWSAAVNAGVNLVARGRLRPAVSPAGAAAWRIGPLDAADEELLRGLAGALPPEAYALPLTGLKRIRLHSPDSLVRALWDATADLLARSPAAPVGAGDPAFAAREPALLGPDGAAWLAELEAREPRGVQVLLRVEGRDDDTFAGVLAVRSMAEPSLVVEAATLWDAPDAVLSRLGDQVETQLLLGLRRGARAWAPLGRVLAQAAPAELPLTDDEVVDLLTDGSRDLGGAGIEVLWSKGLFAGEVKAKASATQAPASVTEAEFALKSLLEFRWQLSLGGEQLTEAEVTALAEAKRPLVRLRGQWVRVDPQLLARVRGRTRKLDAGEALAAALTGELELDGERVEFAAPPVLGGLAERIRDRAGEVMAPPPGLQATLRPYQQAGLAWLATMTGLGLGACLADDMGLGKTIQLIALHLHRRALASPPATAGGPGALRAGGARPAAPVAVEPAEPRPGSTGGPTLVLCPTSLLGNWEREFARFAPDIPVRRFHGGSRHLDDLAPDEVVLATYGVLRRDRETLSEVDWGLVAADEAQHVKNPLSATAKELRKVPARAKVALTGTPVENRLTELWSIVDWTTPGLLGPLDRFRRTVARPIERDRDKAVTERLAATVRPFLLRRRKSDPDIAPELPPKTETDRFVPLTAEQTTLYEAVVRENLAEIRETQGIKRRGQVLQLLTELKQICNHPAQFLKEPHGALTGRSGKLAAFEELLDVILDEGESVLVFSQYVQLCRLLERRLAERGLPTELLSGESSPAKRQDMVDRFQAGEIPVFLLSLKAGGVGLNLTRATHVIHYDRWWNPAVEDQATDRAYRIGQDRPVQVHRLIAEGTLEERIAQVLEKKRGLAESIVGAGEDWITELSDDELADLVRLGSG
- a CDS encoding SWIM zinc finger family protein translates to MPPRRTFGRTWWGRAWVDALEQRAKLDPNRLPRGRTYARKGTVSELHVAAGDVRARVRGSRPQPYKVTITMRTFTDGEWDTLLGVVGTQLGHAAALLDGELPGALAEQAREAGADLLPGPGDLRPRCSCPDSANPCKHVAAVYYLVADEVDRDPFTLFLLRGRPRADVLAELRARRTPARGEKPKLPKRVDEGLTPRAAYARRPGAIPALPPPPRVAGPPATLDLDPPPGTGWTAAALSGLAADAASLARDLLTGGVTATELTFEEDLARRAAARSGAEAAALATAAGVPERDLTRWAEAWREAGRGGLAALRETWQPGPGPLAEAQAVLAEAGLPGTPKVWRNRLTQGELQLRYGRDARWYRFIRAGTEWHLDGPPSASPVDLAY